One genomic region from Geotoga petraea encodes:
- a CDS encoding alpha/beta fold hydrolase, translating to MKKLLVVTMVLLTFLMVFSMDFPVKTIKLSNGEELGYRIKEGGDKKLLLIHGNMTSSKHWDILMEKFDKDYTIYAVDMRGFGASTYKTPVNSLKDFEEDINEFMDKMDLTNVNVAGWSTGGGVAMVLAADHPSKVKKLILIESVGTRGYPMFKIDQAGKPIPGEFLTTKEEIAVQVSPLQNAYDNKDKETLKAIWESSIYTHNKPDPEKYDEYLDDMLTQRNLTDVDYALVHFNISEEHNGIDQGNGKAKSIDCPVLVLWGENDLVVPEQMALDIKKDIGENAELVYLKNSGHSPLIDNLDQLLDNMYSFLRK from the coding sequence ATGAAAAAATTATTAGTAGTAACGATGGTATTGTTAACTTTCTTGATGGTATTTTCAATGGATTTTCCAGTAAAAACAATTAAATTAAGTAACGGTGAAGAATTGGGTTATAGAATAAAAGAAGGTGGAGACAAAAAGTTATTATTGATTCATGGAAACATGACTTCTTCAAAACACTGGGATATATTGATGGAAAAGTTCGATAAAGATTACACTATTTACGCTGTAGATATGAGAGGATTTGGTGCATCAACTTACAAAACACCTGTAAACTCACTAAAAGATTTTGAAGAAGACATAAATGAATTCATGGATAAAATGGATTTAACAAATGTAAATGTTGCTGGTTGGTCAACTGGTGGTGGAGTAGCTATGGTTCTGGCTGCAGATCACCCTTCAAAAGTTAAAAAACTAATTCTTATTGAATCAGTAGGTACAAGAGGATATCCAATGTTCAAAATAGACCAAGCAGGAAAACCTATTCCAGGTGAATTTTTAACTACAAAAGAAGAAATAGCAGTTCAAGTTTCACCTTTACAAAACGCTTATGATAATAAAGACAAAGAAACTTTAAAAGCTATATGGGAATCCTCAATATATACTCATAACAAACCCGATCCAGAAAAATACGATGAGTATTTAGACGACATGTTGACACAAAGAAATCTTACAGATGTTGATTACGCTTTAGTCCATTTTAATATAAGTGAAGAACACAATGGAATAGATCAAGGAAACGGAAAAGCAAAAAGCATAGATTGCCCTGTTTTAGTTCTTTGGGGTGAGAACGACCTCGTAGTTCCAGAACAAATGGCTCTAGATATCAAAAAAGACATTGGAGAAAATGCAGAATTAGTGTATCTCAAAAATTCTGGACATTCACCTTTAATAGATAACTTAGATCAGCTTTTAGATAATATGTACTCGTTTTTGAGAAAATAA
- a CDS encoding amidohydrolase family protein, translated as MVIDSHVHFGKAMEWDLKGIDLINAFKKYSIDFGIVSNIEGAEFGHEFDKIENDEDQLKVNKKTLDLVKENPEKLKGLFWIKPNTNKYSDEIKDFLIENKKFFCGLKAHPYHSKMKFTTENYRPYIKLAEELDIPFAVHTAEDENSKVKYLYETAKENPKVNFIAVHMGLGTDNQEAIEYISKLDNLYGDTTWVSKENVLEAVKKCGSKKIMFGTDAIIDGTNTYEKYLTMFEYLHENLSEEDFENVFRYNARRLFDL; from the coding sequence ATGGTAATAGATTCTCATGTTCATTTTGGAAAAGCTATGGAATGGGATTTAAAAGGTATAGATTTAATAAACGCTTTTAAAAAATATAGTATTGATTTTGGAATTGTTTCAAATATAGAAGGAGCAGAGTTTGGACATGAATTTGATAAAATTGAAAATGACGAAGATCAATTAAAAGTCAATAAAAAAACTCTTGATCTTGTAAAAGAAAATCCAGAAAAATTAAAAGGCTTATTTTGGATAAAACCTAATACCAACAAATATTCGGATGAAATCAAAGATTTTTTAATTGAAAACAAAAAATTTTTTTGTGGGTTAAAAGCGCATCCTTACCACTCTAAAATGAAATTCACTACAGAAAACTACAGGCCATATATCAAATTGGCAGAAGAATTAGATATTCCTTTTGCAGTACATACAGCAGAAGATGAAAATTCAAAAGTTAAGTATTTATACGAAACTGCTAAAGAAAATCCAAAAGTCAATTTTATTGCTGTTCATATGGGCCTTGGGACAGATAATCAAGAAGCTATCGAATATATTTCCAAGTTAGACAATTTGTATGGAGACACTACATGGGTATCAAAAGAAAATGTTTTGGAAGCAGTAAAAAAATGTGGGAGTAAGAAAATTATGTTTGGAACTGATGCAATAATAGATGGAACTAATACATACGAAAAATATTTAACTATGTTTGAATATTTACATGAAAACCTTTCTGAAGAAGATTTCGAAAATGTTTTTAGATACAATGCAAGAAGGTTATTTGATCTATGA
- the mgtE gene encoding magnesium transporter, which produces MELIREKNFSELKNELMQMNVVNISELIQEFPSVEALMIYRLLPKEKAVDVFYYLDKGYQQKIIEKITDSETQHILRESQFDDMVDLVEEMPASVVKKIIKNTSREKRGLINKFLNYPDFSAGTIMTLEYVGLNQNWTVKESLDHIKKVAENVESIYTAYILSPHRKLKGIISLRKLLMSDESEKVKNVMVKTDLITARTYEDQEDVAKKMSKYDFNIIPVLDKEDRMIGVITIDDIIDVIKEENTEDFEKMAAIEPLAEGYLEAKTWTLARKRIMWLIILMVSATFTEIVIRDAESVLSSVAILASFIPMLMDTGGNSGSQAATLVIRGLAIDEIQLKDVLKVLLKEFKVSLIVAFALSLMNFLRIYFISQVGFTIAFVVGVTLFFTVVIAKMIGAMLPMAAQKLKLDPAIMAAPLITTIVDTTSLILYFTFAKTFLNL; this is translated from the coding sequence ATGGAATTGATTAGGGAGAAAAACTTTAGCGAATTAAAAAATGAACTAATGCAGATGAACGTGGTAAATATATCAGAACTTATTCAAGAATTTCCATCAGTTGAAGCCTTGATGATTTATAGACTTTTACCAAAAGAAAAAGCGGTAGATGTGTTTTATTATTTGGATAAAGGTTATCAACAAAAGATTATTGAAAAGATTACAGATTCTGAAACTCAACATATTTTAAGAGAATCACAATTTGATGATATGGTCGATTTAGTTGAAGAAATGCCAGCTTCTGTTGTAAAAAAAATAATTAAAAATACGTCTAGAGAAAAAAGAGGGTTGATTAATAAATTTTTAAATTATCCAGATTTTTCAGCTGGAACAATAATGACTTTAGAGTATGTAGGATTGAATCAAAATTGGACTGTGAAAGAATCTTTAGATCATATAAAAAAAGTGGCTGAGAATGTTGAATCAATATATACCGCATATATTCTAAGTCCACATAGAAAGTTAAAAGGTATAATTTCTCTAAGAAAATTACTAATGTCTGATGAAAGTGAAAAAGTAAAGAATGTAATGGTCAAAACAGATTTAATAACAGCTCGAACATATGAAGATCAAGAAGATGTAGCGAAAAAAATGAGTAAATATGATTTTAATATAATTCCTGTGTTAGACAAAGAGGATAGAATGATTGGAGTAATAACTATAGATGATATTATAGATGTTATTAAAGAAGAAAATACAGAAGATTTTGAAAAAATGGCAGCTATCGAACCTCTAGCAGAAGGTTATTTGGAAGCAAAAACTTGGACTTTGGCAAGAAAAAGGATTATGTGGCTTATAATTTTAATGGTTTCAGCAACTTTTACTGAAATTGTTATTAGAGACGCAGAGAGTGTATTGAGTTCTGTAGCTATCTTAGCTTCTTTTATTCCAATGCTTATGGATACTGGAGGAAATTCTGGATCGCAAGCTGCGACTCTTGTAATAAGAGGATTAGCTATAGATGAAATACAACTAAAAGATGTGTTGAAAGTTTTATTAAAAGAGTTCAAAGTAAGTTTGATAGTAGCTTTTGCATTATCTTTAATGAATTTTTTAAGAATTTACTTTATATCTCAAGTTGGCTTTACAATAGCTTTTGTCGTAGGCGTGACATTGTTTTTTACTGTTGTGATAGCGAAAATGATAGGAGCTATGCTTCCTATGGCTGCACAAAAACTTAAATTAGATCCTGCAATAATGGCTGCTCCTTTGATAACAACAATTGTAGATACTACATCTTTGATATTATACTTTACCTTTGCCAAAACGTTTTTGAATTTATAA
- a CDS encoding ATP-binding protein, with the protein MFFNRKKELNSLNDLYLKRGFQFLVMYGRRRVGKTSLLKEFSKNKNSIFFVAEEYNDKLALEKFSNQILEHFKMNDYLDSFTSWEKAFRFIGEKALKNKLVLIIDEFPYIANSNKSLISLLQNLIDNLLQKTNLFLIICGSSMSFMEKEILSYKSPLFGRRTSQMEVKPFDIFESSLFSKSYSNKDKIINYGILGGTPQYLNKFDYSISVKENIVNNFMNRNSYLFDEPKHLLKQELREPSLYNSIIESIANGYTKLNEISTKIGEKNDKTAKYLKTLIDIHLVEKELPILDKKTSRKSIYKLKDNMFKFYYRFIFSNYSLIEQEMYDYVFEKKVEPFLNQYMGFVFEDVSIQFLTKLNFQKKLPFVFEKIGRWWGHNPVRKRQEEIDILAFSNKSALFGECKWYDKKVGVQTYEQLKDKSNIFDFSEKYFVIFSKSGFERNLSEISESNDNLLLFDLNDFFKG; encoded by the coding sequence ATGTTTTTTAATCGTAAAAAAGAATTAAATTCTTTAAATGATTTATATTTAAAAAGAGGATTTCAATTTTTAGTAATGTACGGAAGAAGAAGGGTAGGGAAAACTTCTTTATTAAAAGAATTTTCTAAAAATAAAAATAGTATTTTCTTTGTTGCAGAAGAGTATAATGACAAGTTAGCTTTAGAAAAATTTTCAAATCAAATTTTAGAACATTTTAAAATGAATGATTATTTAGACTCGTTTACTAGTTGGGAAAAAGCCTTTAGATTCATAGGAGAAAAAGCCTTAAAAAATAAATTGGTTCTAATAATTGATGAATTCCCTTATATTGCAAATTCTAATAAAAGTCTTATTTCATTGCTTCAAAATTTAATTGATAATTTACTACAGAAAACTAATTTATTTTTAATTATATGCGGTTCTTCTATGAGCTTTATGGAAAAAGAAATTCTAAGCTACAAAAGTCCTCTTTTTGGAAGAAGAACATCTCAAATGGAAGTTAAACCTTTTGATATTTTTGAAAGTAGTTTATTTTCAAAAAGCTATTCTAATAAAGATAAAATAATTAATTATGGAATATTGGGAGGAACTCCGCAATACTTGAATAAATTTGATTATTCTATTTCTGTTAAAGAAAATATAGTTAATAATTTTATGAATAGAAACTCATATCTATTTGATGAACCAAAACATCTTTTAAAACAGGAACTAAGAGAACCTTCTTTATATAATTCAATAATAGAATCTATAGCTAATGGATATACAAAATTAAATGAAATTTCAACAAAGATAGGCGAGAAAAATGATAAAACAGCTAAGTATTTAAAAACATTAATAGATATTCATCTAGTAGAAAAAGAACTGCCTATTTTAGATAAAAAGACATCGAGAAAATCAATTTATAAATTAAAAGATAATATGTTTAAATTCTATTATAGGTTTATTTTTTCTAATTATTCTTTAATCGAACAAGAAATGTATGATTATGTTTTTGAAAAAAAAGTAGAACCTTTTTTAAACCAATATATGGGATTCGTTTTTGAAGATGTATCTATTCAATTTTTAACGAAATTAAACTTTCAAAAAAAATTACCTTTTGTTTTTGAGAAGATTGGTAGATGGTGGGGACATAATCCCGTAAGAAAAAGACAGGAGGAAATAGATATTTTAGCTTTTTCTAACAAATCTGCATTATTTGGAGAATGCAAGTGGTATGATAAAAAAGTTGGAGTTCAAACTTATGAGCAATTAAAAGATAAAAGCAATATTTTTGATTTTTCTGAAAAATATTTTGTTATTTTTTCTAAATCTGGTTTTGAAAGAAATTTATCAGAAATTTCTGAATCAAATGATAATTTATTACTTTTTGATTTAAATGATTTTTTCAAAGGATGA
- a CDS encoding histidine phosphatase family protein: MRLYLTRHGQTQSNLNKIMQGWHNSELTELGKNQAKKLHKRIKHIDFEEVYSSPLKRAIDTAKIVSGRENIKTIDNLKEIGLGVWESRTQEEIKKTHADLFVNFWEYPHIFKAEEGESFHDVKERAKKAINVIISKHDEGNVLIVTHAAILNVIMLLFNNKDLSLVWQPPVQQNTALNIVEVYNSNNYNVRLEGCTYHLDNM; encoded by the coding sequence TTGAGATTATATCTAACAAGACACGGCCAAACCCAGTCAAACCTTAACAAAATTATGCAAGGTTGGCACAATTCTGAATTAACTGAATTGGGGAAAAATCAAGCAAAAAAATTACATAAAAGAATTAAACACATAGACTTCGAAGAAGTATATAGCAGCCCCCTTAAAAGAGCTATAGATACAGCTAAAATAGTTTCTGGAAGAGAAAATATAAAAACTATAGATAATTTAAAAGAAATTGGATTGGGAGTATGGGAAAGTAGAACTCAAGAAGAAATTAAAAAAACTCACGCAGATCTTTTTGTTAATTTTTGGGAATATCCACATATTTTCAAAGCCGAAGAAGGAGAATCTTTTCATGATGTAAAAGAAAGAGCTAAAAAAGCAATAAATGTCATTATTTCAAAACATGATGAAGGAAACGTGTTAATAGTTACACATGCAGCCATATTGAATGTAATAATGCTTTTATTTAATAACAAAGATTTATCTCTTGTATGGCAACCTCCTGTTCAACAAAACACAGCTCTAAACATAGTTGAAGTTTATAACTCAAATAATTATAATGTAAGATTAGAAGGATGTACATATCATTTGGATAATATGTGA
- a CDS encoding response regulator: MNDYLFDEFKMLNYINDPVYIHKVNPNTNIPGNFVFVNNAAVGKMGYSFDEFMNLSPTDIDDTSRIENIPKIIKKLKENKDEIFETKHITKTGEKYDVELSSKIIRLNNDPNLYIISVARDITKRKKLEYELNKFKKLADNSTSGVCFLDLNEKIVYINDYMAEIHGYTPDELLGKKWKTLHFKENYDKLDNLIQKLYETGYLESIKMPHKKKSGEALSILSNIVYIKTDLGAIMGVTSRDLSDEEKIIQNLIEAKNKAVEANKAKEIFLANINHELKTPLTGLLGTLSILKESDCTEQNKNFFEMMEKSANTLKDLVNKLLLSSEIKFSHVKKNFSWISFENIFNELKTKYSEEAKNKNLVFKAESQNLDKIVKTDVIMVEEIIENLLNNACKFTEKGFIEFSMVLKNRVLEIIVKDSGVGIDEEYLKNLFNEFSQQDLSYTKKYEGLGLGLFLTKKYINMLKGNISVETSTKGTKFVVKIPVEIKTEENKKIDFNNKKILITEDNSINLELMKEFLNDENFLIDTAADGEEAFKKYEQNKYDLLLMDIQIKKINGLEVIKKIRKKDESTPILAISGFTRPEDRFKFILAGANDFLPKPYTKEELISFIKKLIK; encoded by the coding sequence ATGAATGATTATTTATTCGATGAATTCAAAATGTTAAACTATATAAACGATCCTGTTTATATACATAAGGTTAATCCAAATACAAATATCCCTGGAAACTTTGTTTTTGTTAACAACGCAGCGGTTGGTAAAATGGGTTATTCTTTTGATGAATTCATGAATCTTTCTCCTACAGACATAGACGATACTTCCCGTATAGAAAATATTCCAAAAATCATAAAAAAATTAAAAGAAAACAAAGATGAAATTTTCGAAACAAAACACATCACAAAAACTGGTGAAAAATATGATGTTGAACTATCCTCTAAAATAATCCGCTTAAATAATGATCCAAACCTTTATATAATATCTGTTGCCAGAGACATAACCAAAAGAAAAAAACTTGAGTATGAATTAAATAAATTTAAAAAACTTGCGGATAATTCGACATCTGGAGTCTGTTTTTTAGATCTAAATGAAAAAATAGTTTATATAAACGATTATATGGCTGAAATACATGGATATACGCCAGATGAATTATTAGGCAAAAAATGGAAAACTTTACATTTTAAAGAAAATTATGATAAATTGGATAACTTAATTCAAAAACTATATGAAACAGGTTATCTGGAATCTATAAAGATGCCTCATAAAAAGAAATCTGGAGAAGCATTGTCTATTTTGTCCAACATTGTCTATATAAAAACTGACTTAGGCGCAATAATGGGAGTTACTTCAAGAGATTTATCTGATGAAGAAAAAATAATTCAAAATCTAATTGAAGCTAAGAATAAAGCAGTAGAAGCAAACAAAGCAAAAGAAATCTTTTTAGCTAATATAAACCACGAACTAAAAACTCCTTTAACTGGATTACTTGGCACTTTATCCATTTTGAAAGAAAGTGACTGCACAGAGCAAAACAAAAATTTCTTTGAGATGATGGAAAAATCTGCAAATACTTTAAAAGATTTAGTCAACAAGCTCCTATTATCCTCAGAAATAAAATTCAGTCATGTTAAGAAAAATTTTAGTTGGATTAGCTTTGAAAATATTTTTAATGAGTTAAAAACTAAATATAGCGAAGAGGCAAAAAATAAAAATCTTGTTTTTAAAGCTGAATCCCAGAATTTAGACAAGATCGTCAAAACAGACGTAATAATGGTTGAAGAAATTATTGAAAACTTACTAAATAATGCTTGTAAGTTTACTGAAAAAGGGTTTATAGAATTTAGTATGGTTCTAAAAAACAGAGTTTTAGAAATAATAGTTAAAGACTCTGGAGTAGGAATAGATGAAGAATATTTAAAAAATTTATTTAATGAATTTTCTCAACAAGATTTATCTTACACTAAAAAATATGAAGGATTAGGACTTGGACTTTTTTTAACAAAAAAATATATTAACATGCTCAAAGGTAATATATCTGTTGAGACCTCTACAAAAGGAACAAAATTCGTAGTTAAAATACCCGTAGAAATAAAAACTGAAGAAAACAAAAAAATTGATTTTAATAATAAAAAAATATTAATAACGGAAGATAACTCTATAAATCTTGAACTTATGAAAGAGTTTTTAAATGATGAAAATTTTTTAATAGATACAGCCGCTGATGGAGAAGAAGCATTCAAAAAATATGAACAAAATAAATATGATCTTCTTTTAATGGATATTCAGATAAAAAAAATAAACGGCCTGGAGGTTATTAAAAAAATTAGAAAAAAGGACGAATCAACTCCTATATTAGCTATTTCTGGTTTTACCAGACCAGAAGACAGGTTTAAATTTATTTTAGCTGGGGCAAATGATTTCCTACCAAAACCTTATACAAAAGAAGAGTTAATAAGCTTTATAAAAAAATTAATAAAATAA
- a CDS encoding NUDIX domain-containing protein has translation MKNKNIFYDYKNINKYRTVNYCPNCGEKLAPRDDDFQKCDNCGYVNYVNPQTATAILITDGEKYLLGKRNSENVKNGYWALPGGFIEFKEDFLTAAKREVKEETNLDIKIDKIINVSHNFLNKNLHSLVIVLHATVINGEAKAGDDISQVKWFNYGEDMPEMAFDADIHIINYYYQKNPKGIKIDET, from the coding sequence ATGAAAAATAAGAATATATTTTACGATTATAAGAATATAAACAAATATAGAACAGTGAATTACTGCCCTAATTGTGGGGAGAAATTAGCACCAAGGGACGACGATTTTCAAAAATGTGATAATTGTGGATATGTTAATTATGTCAACCCACAAACAGCCACAGCCATCCTGATCACAGATGGAGAAAAGTATTTACTTGGAAAAAGAAATAGTGAAAATGTAAAGAACGGATATTGGGCTCTTCCAGGGGGATTTATAGAGTTCAAAGAGGATTTTTTAACTGCAGCAAAGAGAGAAGTAAAAGAAGAAACTAATTTGGACATAAAGATAGACAAAATAATAAACGTATCCCACAACTTTTTAAATAAGAATCTACATAGTTTGGTGATAGTTTTACATGCTACAGTAATTAATGGAGAAGCTAAGGCAGGAGATGACATTTCACAGGTTAAATGGTTTAATTATGGAGAAGATATGCCAGAGATGGCTTTTGATGCTGATATACATATAATCAATTACTATTATCAAAAAAATCCAAAAGGAATTAAAATAGACGAAACATAA
- a CDS encoding alpha/beta fold hydrolase produces the protein MDFPVKTIKLSNGEELGYRIKEGGDKKLLLIHGNMTSSKHWDILMEKFDKDYTIYAVDMRGFGASTYKTPVNSLKDFSDDINEFMDKMNLTNVNVAGWSTGGGVAMILAADHPSKVKKLILIESVGTRGYPMFKKDQTGNAIAGEYLTTKEEIARDPVQVLPLQKAYDNKDKATLRAIWEATIYTHNKPDPEKYDEYLDDMLTQRNLADVDYSLVHFNISEEHNGIEQGNGKAKSIECPVLVLWGENDLVVPEQMALDIKKDIFLLWTFTFNR, from the coding sequence ATGGATTTTCCAGTAAAAACAATTAAATTAAGTAACGGTGAAGAATTGGGTTATAGAATAAAAGAAGGTGGAGACAAAAAGTTATTATTGATTCATGGAAACATGACTTCTTCAAAACACTGGGATATATTGATGGAAAAGTTCGATAAAGATTACACTATTTACGCTGTAGATATGAGAGGATTTGGTGCATCAACTTACAAAACACCTGTTAACTCATTAAAAGATTTTTCAGATGATATTAATGAATTTATGGATAAAATGAATTTAACAAATGTAAATGTTGCTGGTTGGTCAACTGGTGGTGGAGTAGCTATGATTCTGGCTGCAGATCACCCTTCAAAAGTTAAAAAATTAATTCTTATTGAATCAGTAGGTACAAGAGGATATCCAATGTTTAAAAAGGACCAAACCGGAAATGCCATAGCTGGAGAATATTTAACTACAAAAGAAGAAATAGCAAGAGATCCCGTACAGGTTCTCCCATTACAAAAAGCATATGATAATAAAGACAAAGCAACTTTAAGAGCTATATGGGAAGCCACAATATACACACATAACAAACCCGATCCAGAAAAATACGATGAGTATTTAGACGACATGTTGACACAAAGAAATCTTGCAGATGTTGATTATTCATTAGTCCATTTTAATATAAGTGAAGAACACAATGGAATAGAGCAAGGAAACGGAAAAGCAAAAAGCATAGAGTGCCCTGTTTTAGTTCTTTGGGGTGAGAACGACCTCGTAGTTCCAGAACAAATGGCATTAGATATAAAGAAAGACATATTTTTGTTGTGGACATTCACCTTTAATAGATAA
- a CDS encoding nucleotidyltransferase domain-containing protein yields MKEKPIEAAKKFVEYYFPKAQAAMLAGSVARQEYNDNSDLNIIVITDEVDTPYRQSYAEFGWNIEAFVFNNKNYMDFFEKDARRKRPSLPNMILESIILKDNQIINIMKKQAKSLLKKGPEELTLDEIRDFRYEITNLLDDFEGEEDYFKNLFTVSELIEKLKQFTLLVNGYWDSKGKYNAKALKNFDEQIADIFLMAMEEYYKNENKDVLISLTNDILNIKGGKLFEGYRKG; encoded by the coding sequence ATGAAAGAAAAGCCAATAGAAGCTGCAAAAAAATTTGTTGAATATTATTTCCCAAAAGCACAAGCAGCAATGCTTGCTGGTAGCGTTGCCAGACAAGAATATAACGATAATTCTGATCTAAATATTATTGTAATTACCGATGAAGTTGATACACCATATAGACAAAGTTATGCTGAATTTGGATGGAATATTGAAGCTTTTGTTTTCAACAATAAAAACTATATGGATTTTTTCGAAAAAGATGCCAGACGAAAAAGGCCATCTCTCCCTAACATGATTTTAGAAAGTATTATTCTAAAAGATAATCAGATTATAAATATCATGAAAAAACAAGCAAAAAGTCTTTTGAAAAAAGGGCCAGAAGAATTAACCCTTGATGAAATTAGAGATTTTAGATACGAAATAACAAATCTTTTGGATGATTTTGAAGGTGAAGAAGATTACTTCAAAAATCTTTTTACTGTTTCAGAATTGATTGAAAAATTAAAACAGTTCACCCTTTTGGTAAATGGATATTGGGATTCAAAAGGTAAATACAATGCAAAAGCACTTAAAAATTTTGATGAACAAATTGCAGATATTTTTCTTATGGCTATGGAAGAATATTACAAAAATGAAAATAAAGATGTTTTAATATCACTCACCAACGATATTCTAAATATAAAAGGTGGGAAACTTTTTGAGGGTTATAGAAAGGGTTAA
- a CDS encoding FAD-dependent oxidoreductase: MKIVVIGCTHAGTAAIKNAINLYPDADITVYEINDNISFLSCGIALYIGGVVKDPKGLFYSSPEELSKDGVKTYMKHDVLDVDFDKKELEIKNLENDEIKKDSYDKLVITTGSWPVIPNIEGINLENIQLSKNYYHSNKIIEKSKSAKNIVVVGAGYIGVELAEAFEQMNKNVTLIDAEKTILPKYLDKEFTDIAQNSMENHGIILALGEKVERFEGKDGKVSKVITNNGEYKADMVIMSVGFKPNTNLFKGKLEMLENGAIKINEYMETSEKDVFAAGDCCTVTYNPLHTHQYIPLATNAIRMGTLVARNLKENRMKYIGTQGTSGIKIYENNIASTGLTEERAKNEKIDVESVLIEENNRPEFMPSYDKIIIKLVYNKKTKEILGAQIMSNGDHTEAINTISVAIQNKMTVDELAFTDFFFQPNYNKPWNYLNSVALEALD; the protein is encoded by the coding sequence ATGAAAATAGTGGTTATTGGTTGTACTCATGCAGGTACAGCAGCAATAAAAAATGCAATTAATTTATATCCAGATGCTGATATAACAGTTTATGAAATAAATGATAATATATCTTTTCTTTCTTGTGGCATTGCTTTATATATAGGTGGGGTTGTAAAAGATCCCAAGGGACTTTTTTATTCATCTCCAGAAGAATTGTCAAAAGATGGGGTAAAGACTTATATGAAACATGATGTTTTGGATGTTGATTTTGACAAGAAAGAACTTGAAATTAAAAATCTTGAAAATGATGAAATAAAAAAAGATAGTTATGATAAGCTCGTAATAACAACTGGTTCATGGCCTGTAATTCCAAATATTGAAGGAATAAACCTTGAAAATATTCAATTATCCAAAAATTATTATCATTCAAACAAGATAATAGAAAAATCTAAATCAGCAAAAAATATTGTTGTTGTTGGTGCTGGTTATATTGGGGTAGAATTAGCAGAAGCTTTCGAACAAATGAATAAAAATGTTACTTTAATAGATGCAGAGAAAACTATTCTACCAAAATATTTAGATAAAGAATTTACAGATATAGCCCAAAATTCTATGGAAAATCATGGTATTATCTTAGCTTTAGGTGAGAAAGTCGAAAGGTTTGAAGGAAAAGATGGAAAGGTTTCAAAAGTTATTACAAACAATGGCGAATATAAGGCTGATATGGTTATCATGTCTGTTGGGTTTAAACCCAACACAAATTTATTCAAAGGGAAATTAGAAATGCTTGAAAATGGTGCCATAAAAATAAACGAATATATGGAAACAAGTGAAAAAGATGTTTTTGCCGCAGGAGACTGTTGTACAGTTACTTACAATCCGCTTCATACTCATCAGTACATCCCTCTTGCAACAAATGCAATAAGAATGGGGACACTTGTTGCAAGAAACCTAAAAGAAAATAGAATGAAGTACATAGGTACGCAAGGAACTTCAGGCATCAAAATATATGAAAATAATATAGCTTCTACAGGTTTAACAGAAGAAAGAGCTAAAAATGAAAAAATTGATGTTGAATCAGTGTTGATAGAAGAGAATAATAGGCCTGAGTTCATGCCTTCTTATGACAAGATAATCATTAAACTGGTATATAACAAAAAAACAAAAGAAATATTAGGTGCTCAAATTATGTCAAACGGAGATCACACTGAAGCAATCAACACTATTTCTGTAGCCATACAAAATAAAATGACAGTAGACGAATTAGCTTTTACAGATTTTTTCTTCCAACCTAATTATAATAAGCCTTGGAATTATTTAAATAGTGTTGCTTTAGAAGCATTAGATTAA